Part of the Ornithinimicrobium flavum genome, TACGTCTGGACCCCCGAGCAGCTGCGGCAGGCCCTGGGGGACGAGGACGGCGACCGGGCCGCCGCCCTGCTCGGGGTCACCGAGGCCGGCACCGTCGAGCGCGGGGCGTCGACGCTCCGGCTCCCGGCCGACCCGGACGACGCGGCCTGGTGGGCGTCCGTCCGCGAGCGGCTCCACCTGACCCGCACCCTGCGCCCCCAGCCCGGGCGGGACGACAAGGTGGTGACGGCCTGGAACGGTCTGCTCATCTCCTCCCTGGCCACCGCCGGCTGGGCCTTCGAGGAGCCGGACTGGGTCGACGTCGCGGCTCGGTGCGCCCGCTTCCTGCTGCGGGTCCACGTGGTGCACGGCCGGTTGCGGCGCAGCTCCCGGGACGGCTCCGTCGGCCCCGCCCTCGCGGTCGCGGAGGACTACGGCAACCTCGCCGACGGGCTGCTGGCCCTCCACCGGGCCACCGGTGACAACAGCTGGCTCGGGGCGGCCACCGACCTCCTCGCCGAGGCGGTCGACCTCTTCGGCGCCCCGGACGGCACCTTCGCCGCCACCGGGCACGACGCCGAGCCGCTCGTCCTCACGCCGACCTCCCGGGGCGACAACGCCGAGCCGGGCGGCCTGTCCTCCCTGGTCGTAGCGCTGGCCAGGCACGGCGCCCAGGCCGCCAGCAGCACCCACCTGGACGCCTCCCTCGCCGCCCTGCGCGGGATGGCCTCGCTCATCACGCAGGCGCCCGGTTCGCCGGGTGGGCCCTGGTGGCCGCCGAGGAGCTGGTGGCCGGGCCCGTCCTTCCGGCTCTCCCCCGCCACCGGGCGGGGGACCCTCTCGGACGCGCGCGGCGCACCCCTGTGGGCACCCTCGTCGTCGACGGTGACGCCGGCACCCCGACCGTGGACGGTCTGCGCGCCGCGACGGTCTGCCGCGGCACGGTCTGCGGCCTGCCCGTCACCGATCCCTCCGGCCTGCCTTCCTGAAGCGGGCAGCCGCACGGCCTACAGTGCCAGCCATGAAGCGACGCCGTCCCTTCCGCCTCACCGCGCTGGCCGTGCTGCCGCTCGTCCTCACCGGGTGCGGCGTCCTCGGTGGCGGCGACGACGACCCGTCGGCCGGGGACGGCAGCACGTCGAGCGCACCGGCGACGGCGGCCGCCCCACCGCCCGGCACCGACGGGGGTGGCACGGACGACGACACGGACGGCACGGACGACGACGACGAGGGCGCCTCACCGCAGGCCACCGGGGAGGCCACCGGGCCGGTCGAGGTCACCATCGCCGCCTCGGGCGACGTGCTGGCGCACTCCTGGGTCAACACCAGCGCCCGGATGTACGCCGGGCACCCCGAGCGCGACCTCTACCCCGTGGACGGGGCCAGCTACGACTACACGCCGATGTTCGCCGACATCGCCGACCTGGTCTCGGGCGCCGACCTGGGGATCTGCCACATGGAGACCCCGCTGTCCCCCGACAACACCGGGCTGTCCGTCCCGGACACCCTGTCCTTCAACACCCCCCGCGAGATGGCCGACGCGCTGGCCGGGGCGGGCTACGACGGGTGCGACTTCGCCTCCAACCACACCATGGACCGGGGCATCCAGGGCGTGGCCGACACCGAGCAGGTCCTGCGCGACGCGGGGATGGGGTATGCCGGACCGACGGCCCAGGAGGACCGGGCCGGGGTGGCCGAGGTCTACGACGTCGCGACGTCGACGGGCTCGGTGCAGGTGGCCCACCTGGCGTACACCTACACCTACCCCAACGCCGGCGGGCCCACCCTGGACGTCCCCGGCGAGGCACCCTGGCTGGTGGAGGCCTCCTGGCCCAACCTGGGCAGCGAGGGGATCCTCGGGCACGCCGAGCAGGCGAAGCAGGACGGCGCGGACTTCGTCGTGGTGTCCATGCACTGGGGCAACGAGTACCAGTCGCAGCCGACGGACCAGCAGCGGCAGATCGCCGCGGACCTGCTCGCCTCCGACGCGGTCGACCTCATCC contains:
- a CDS encoding CapA family protein; the encoded protein is MKRRRPFRLTALAVLPLVLTGCGVLGGGDDDPSAGDGSTSSAPATAAAPPPGTDGGGTDDDTDGTDDDDEGASPQATGEATGPVEVTIAASGDVLAHSWVNTSARMYAGHPERDLYPVDGASYDYTPMFADIADLVSGADLGICHMETPLSPDNTGLSVPDTLSFNTPREMADALAGAGYDGCDFASNHTMDRGIQGVADTEQVLRDAGMGYAGPTAQEDRAGVAEVYDVATSTGSVQVAHLAYTYTYPNAGGPTLDVPGEAPWLVEASWPNLGSEGILGHAEQAKQDGADFVVVSMHWGNEYQSQPTDQQRQIAADLLASDAVDLILGTHVHVIQPCERINGKHVIYGLGNSLSNQSPMTASSLVPATQEGMVAVLTLTRDEDGSVSTAMRYQPTRVEIPPERAPGHIIRLVSPTTYPETWERTVSTVDSLGGCGAEPIDPDQAG